GACTATCGCTGTTCTCGCCACTCTAATCCCCAACAAACAGACTAGAGACAACGAAAAAAACGCAACACACGGCAACCTGGCAACCATAACGAACATGCGTATTAGGCCCATGGCTTTGCGTCCCCATCTTTCAATGGGTTTGCCATTTCAATTGTTAATCTTCAACCACATTATGCCATGGTTCGACAATCTTCTGCAATATTCTCTTTGTCCATGAATATTGACTTTGCGAAGATACCAAGTTGATTAGGGTTTCCAATGAGCTTTCGGACAAATGAAGCGCTTTAGCACGGGATTACCGTGCTATCCCTCGCGACAACATTAGCACATAGGTTAACTTTTCGAACATCAAATCGTCGACGATGAAGACGGTATCCCGATCCGCAGAAGTCAGCGCATCCACCTTTTCCACCTTTTTCATGGTGGCCACGCTAAGCGAAGTCAGAAAACGACGCCATGCAAAGCCGGCATGATTGAGAAAGCAATAAACCGCAGCTTTGCCGGCCTTCGAATCGTCCTTGCGGCTTTCAAGCAGGCGAAACCAGTTTTTCTGATGAAATAACAAAACGAAGACGAGTTGGAACAGCCGGGCGCAGCTAAAGCCAAAACGTTTACGGAATCCAGCTTGTTGCAAATGCTGCATGACTTTCAATTCTTGGAACGCTGGCTTTAGTTCGTTAGGCATTTGAATCAATTCGGATGGATGGGATATCATTAGGTAGACACCACCTCTTCGGTTAAAGTGATTGCTCAAAACTTTCACTTAGCAAACGAAGCGGTGTTTTTCTATTAACAAGCCCAGTATCTGATCGCCTTGGAAGCCTGCAACGACATGACTTCAAGACGAATTTCGCTCTGCGAAATTTGGGTTGGTAACCTACAAGTATTGTTAAAGCCATAGAAGAACTAGGTGCAGCTTCGAAGTAAGTTTTGATCTGGTTCGCGAGAATGTCTTTGAGGATTTGGGAAGACAATTTTATATAGTCGCGCGTGAATTTGCTACAGGACCAAAGTTCCGACGGGAAGGCCGTGCACCGTACCTGCACATTCTTCATTGCTTGCTGTTAGTAATGAATGGACATTAGATTTAGTACAAGCAATGCGCGATAATCCAGAATAAAGAGGTAGTGTGGTCAAGTTGTTAACAAAGGGTATTTAGATAGTTTTATTAACTGTGAGCACAAGGATTTATTTAGTGAGGTTTTGTTCTTTGATAACCTTACAAATACCCTTAGTGTTGAATTTACTTTCACGTGAATCTTTCCGTCCTCCGTCTCCTTTCTTGTTCTTAGGCGCTCCGCGACTGTCGAATTTACCGTATATCGAATGTATAATCCTCTCTCCAATTTCATAATAGAAGCATGCATGCAAATTCAAGGCATGTCATAACAGGAGGGCGATTATGAAGGCTGTAACATTCCATGGCATGAAGAACATGCAAGTGACGCAGGTCGCGGATCCGACGATTCAGAAAAAAGACGGGATTATCGTCAGGATCACCTCGACCGCCATATGCGGTTCTGATCTCCATATATACCAGGGGGCGATTCAAGCCCAAACCGGATACGTGATCGGCCATGAACCGATGGGCATCGTCGAAGAAGTAGGCCCTGAGGTGACAAAGGTCAAGAAAGGGGACCGGGTCGTGCTCCCGTTCAATATCTCGTGCGGCAGCTGTCATTACTGCCAGCATGAAATGGAGAGCCAATGCGACAACTCCAACCCCAATCCCCAAGTGGATACGGGAGCTTACTTTGGGTTTACCGAACGGTATGGGAATTATTGGGGCGGACAAGCCGAATTGCTTTACGTGCCATACGGCAATTTCATGCCCTTCGTTATTCCGGAGTCATGCGAATTGGAGGATGAGAAGCTCCTGTTCCTGTCCGACGTGCTGCCGACGGCCTATTGGAGCGTGGACAACGGCGGCGTGAAGCAGGGGGATACGGTTGTGGTGCTCGGCTGCGGCCCCGTCGGCTTGATGGCGCAAATATTCGCTTGGATGAAAGGGGCCAAACGGGTCATCGCGATCGACAATCTCCCGTACCGGCTGAACCATGCCAAAAAAATGAATAACGTCGAAACCTTCAACTTTGAAGATTTCAAAGACATGGGGCTGCATATAAAAGAAATAACGGGCGGGGGCGCGGATGTCGTCATCGATTGCGTCGGAATGGACGGCAAGAAGACGCCATTGGAGGAGGAAGAGCAAAAGGCCAAGCTGGTTGGCGGAACACTTAGCCCGATCAACATCGCGATGAATGCGGTGCGGAAATTCGGCACGATTCAGATTACGGGAGTATACGGTTCTAAATACTACCAGTTCATGTTCGGAAACATTTGGGAACGAAACGTGAAGCTAACCATGGGACAGGCGCCCGTGATCCATTACATGCCGATGCTGTATCAAAAAATTATGGCAGGCGAGTTCGATCCGACGGAGATCATCACGCATAAAGTGCCGCTCGATCAGGCGCATAACGCGTATAACACCTTTTACAATCATGCGGACGAATGCATTAAATTCGTACTGAAGCCTTAAATGATGACATGAGAAAAGAGGCTGTGCCACGGGGTATTGTACCCTGAGGGACAGCCCCATGTGTTTAGCCGATTCTTCTTCAATATTAGCAGGACCAAGTTTCATTATAGGCCTAAAACCGCCAGGTTTACAGCAAGCTCCCTGGAGACCCGATCCGCGACTCTTGCACCGACCGCCCTGACGATTTTCCCTTCGAATGACAACGGAATCCCCCTCCGAACACGACCACGCGTCCGTTGGTTGGTCGTAATGAACCCGTAAAGTTCCCCGTTCAGGACCGCCAAAAGAGCAACGCTCGCCGCAGGCATCTTTAGCGCGACCGCCGTCCATGCCTTATTATGGGTGATGTCGGACATAGGCCAGCCAGGAATGGTGTCCATCCGATGAGAAGCAACAAAATTCCCGTCATCGTCTACATGGCTATCACCTCCGCGATCCCGAACTCCCTTGCCCGTAGCTCCGCTGCGTGAATCAACACTTTGGCGACTTCCAAGTAATTTTCATCATCTGCGTCTTCTCCCAGTTTATCTGTGTCCAGTGACATTAGAGTTGGTAAATAGAAAAATATCACGAAAAGTCCCGAACATTCAATCTTATGTCGGGACTTTTCTGTTTCTGAGGAGCTGGCTAACAGAGGTGGAATCAATTCGGCTCCATAATGATGGGTGTGAGAGATACCTTGTTCGATCTTGAGGTAAGCGAACATGCGAAAGCATCGTTCCTTGAGGATTATTCGCTATTGGCAAGCTTGCCCACGGGGGCAATCAACAGAAGGAAAAATTCGTAAAAGAGAACATGGAGAGATGTGCTACAGTTGTCGAAACTGACGGAAAAGCAGCGGTTTTAAATTCGGGAATCCAACAAGTCTAACCTGCGGAAACTTTCATGTGAAGGCTTTCTTAAATAATGTCGAGCCGAACCTTTCTAGTGGGTTTGAAGAACGCCTCATCCAACATCCCCAAGTCTTCCTCGGTAAGCTTAATACGTTCCGCCTCCGCATTCTCTTCGACATGCGCTGCTGTTGACGCCTTAGGAATGGCAATTACGTCACCGCTTCTAATGCACCAAGCCAAGAGAATCTGAAGTGGCTTCACGCCATGTCGATCGGCAATTTCCTTAACCGCTGGATGCTCAACCAACCCTCTTCGTAAAGTGCCCGCCTGGGCAAGCGGACTATAGGCCATTATCGGGATTTTTCGCTCTCTCAACCAAGGAAGCAGGTCGTATTCTACACCGCGGGAACCGAGATGATACAGTACCTGATCGACCATGCAATTCGTCCCTCGCGCCGCGTCGAACAGTTCTTTCATATCGTCCGTGTCCAGGTTAGAGACACCCCATCGCAAAATTTTCCCCGCTTCGACCAACTGCTCCATCGCTTCTACCGTTTCGCTTAGAGGAATACTTCCTCTCCAGTGAAGAAGATAAAGGTCGAGACGGTCCGTCTTTAACCGCTTCAAGCTTTGTTCGCAGCTGCCGACGATGCGATTCAGACCAGCGTTGTGCGGGTACACTTTGGATACCAGAAACACTTGATCTCGGATCCCTTCGATCGCTTCTCCAACCAAGGACTCGGATCTGCCATCACCATACATTTCAGCCGAATCGATCAGGTTCAATCCAAGCTCCACACCGCGTCTTAACGTGCGAAGCTCTTCATTTTTCATGGACGGCTCATCCCCCATATACCACGTACCTTGACCGATTCTGGGCAAAGTTGTCCCATCAGTTAGGGTTACCACGCGCCCACCCCCTTATTTTTTTTTAATTTTTCCTGCAGCGCACCGTCCTATTCTCCATAGCGAATATATTGGGCGATGTTTTTGCAGTGGTCTCCCATACATTCTAAGTTGCTAATATGACGTACAATTGTTTGTCTACCATGATTTGGAGACTTAAAAGACAACAAAAAAGTAGGATATCCTCGGGGTTACGACGCCACCAAGAAAGGATCCTACTCGAGGACTACTATACCCTAAACTTGCTTGCCAATCTATTTGATAATGCTATCACCTCGTTCGTGAAAGAAAACTTGGAATCCATCCGTGCAGAAATCAAACACTACATGGAGGAAGAGCCCGGCGGCGAGCACAATAGTCGCAATGGCTACTACGGGCTGAGATGTGTTTCTTAATATACGTCACTGCACAAGAAGTCTCACAAAAATGAACGAAATGCCTCAATTTTGAAAATACGGCCTGCCGTACATTACTTGAAGATCGGCGTCAAATACATTCGATAAACAACCTGTAACCGTCTGGAGGAGGCATCGATAACTTTGCCCTCGCCGGCATAAATGCCGACATGCGAAATATTCATAAACCTCCCTTTCGGTCGTAGTTCCAGAAAATCAAATCTCCTGCCATTAGCTCATCAGAGGCAAGGGAAAGTCCGTTATCCACGCGTTAGCATGAACTGGGATAATCCTACTTAAGTGCCATTCAAACTGTTCTAACCCGCCTTGACTTCCAATGTTCCGGGCACCTTTCTTACCTTTGTCTTTCAAATCATTTTTAACAAATCCTTGATATTATTAAGTCTTATTTTAGTGTACGATTCATATTTTTTTGACCTGATAAAGTATCAATACTTATCTCACAGAAAGATTCTATTTGCTCAAGACTCTTGCTTGTTTCTAATGAAAATAAAGCATCAAAATTTTTTTCGCTGTAAGTTCAAAATTGGAGGCATCATTAAATGAAAGCGGCGCCGGAGGCCAAAGGCAACCCGGAAACCGTCGCAGCCTAGGGATTGGCGTATTGCAACCAGCTCTTTGTGATTGAACGAGATCTGCAGGAAGCTACAGCGGAAGATCACCACCTCGCACGGGCCGAGCGAAGCCAGCCCATGCTACATGCTTACTTTGCATGGCTGCGCCAGCAAAAATGCCGAACGATGCCGAAGAGCTTGGTCGGCCAAGCAATAGCTTACAGCTTGAATCAATGGGAGAAACTGACGGCGTTTCTGAATGACGGGCGTCTTGAAATCGACAATAACCGCAGTTAGCGTTCGATCAAGCCCTTTGTGATCGGGCGAAAAAATTGGTTGTTTGCGAATACCCCGCTGGGAGCTACGGCCAGTGCTGCCATTTACAGCGTGATCGAGACGGCGAAAGAAAATGGCCTGCATCCGTTCAAGTACCTGATGTACCTGTTCGAGCAACTGCCGAAGCTTGCAGATCTGAAAGACCCGCATGCACTGGAGCCTTATATGCCGTAGTCGCCGTCACTACCGGACTCCTTCCGTCTCACGTAATCTCTATCCATCATACACTCGCTCCCATCTGACTGGTAGGTTGGGGCTATTTGACGCTCACCTGTACCTCACACTTGAACCGCAGGTCTTCCAAACAACACTTGCTTGTCCGAATCGAACAGATTGCGGTACACTACTTGTCCCCGGCTTGAGGAAGCATCTACAACTTTGCCATCCCCCGCATAAATTCCAACGTGGGTAATATCCATAAACCTACCATTATGCTCGTAGCTCCAAAATATTAGATCGCCAGGAACCAGGTCTGCCGCGCTTACTGTCAGGCCATTTTCTACGCAAAATCTTGCTTGTTCTGCTGCGGTTCTTGGCAGGTTAATGCTTAGCTGTCGATAAACCCACTGAACGAGATAGCTACAATCTGTAAAGTCATCCTGTCCGGCCTTCGGTTGACTGTACGGATCACCTAAACGAGTTAGCGCCAATTTGACGACTTCACTGCCTATTTCTCCCTCGGGCAAATGCTGCCCAATATCCGCTAGCTGCCCCGGCGTCAAGCCAATATCCGTTTCTTTACCCAGCATCGCAAACATGAGTGGCCGAAACTCTCCAGACATCATTTCCTTCATGATGTCCATCTGTTCATTTGTAAAGTGATAAGATTCAGCCTGTTGCTCCGCAGTTTTGCTCGAAACAGTAATATGCAAAATGTGTTCATAGCTGGTAGTCGTCTCTTCGCTGGTAGTCCCATCTTCATGCTCTACCGTAACACTTTCCGTATGTTCGATCGTTTCGATACGGGATTCCAGTTGATTCATGTCCCAAAACACCGATTGGATGATCCCAATCCTTGTTGCATCAAGTGTTGCTACATCCATTCCGTTTTCTGAATCCATGACAGTCTTCACGGCAAAAACGGTTATAATATCCATCCAATTATCTATTCGCGTGTTGTCCGCGCTACCGGGTAATGAAACTCCACCCGGTCTACACGGCCAGCGGACTGCTGTATTTCTGCCAGTCGGTCGGCATACTCAATGTCCAGCTCTTGAACGATTCGGGAAAGCGGCTTTACATCGGCATCCGTGTTTTCACCGGAAACAAAGATGCTGAACGGAGAGGAAATGACAGCTGCTATAGCCATAACAATGCACAGCAATACAATAACGGTGCTACTAATCCCCAAAAGCGCGGCTACCCCTTTGACAAGCAAAGCGGCTGCTTTTACTACCATTTTAATGATCCGAAGATTTAATCGCGCCGCAGCTTGTGCCCTTTGAATAGAGCGGCGGGCAGTCATCGCCATCTGTGCAGTCCGCTGCGCTGTCCTGGCACTATTCATTTTTCCTTCCGCTTGATAATCAGAGGGGCTTTTAGCCTGTCCTAGCCGTTGTCCCGTTTTTATAAATGGCGATAATGTCTTAAATTTCCTTTCTTTACGTTTGATCGTATGGCTTGCTTGCTTGGATATAGCGAAGGGGATTCGGGATGACGGTGGCCTGAAATGCCGCTTCCTCATGCTTACTGACGTTAGCGCTTTTGGACGATTCACGCGTACATTTGCTGAATGAGATGCCGCGGCGGCAAATGCTCCTTTTTTCCCGGCCGGTTCTTGATCTCTACCTTCCCGATTTAGAATTCGGTTAGTAAAGCTATTTTTGCGAAGAGGATGCAAAAGCCGGGCATTGACCCGGCTCCGTATAAAGCGTTGTTTTTTTGATTGATGGTTAGCTGACAAGTGATATTTCCCATCTACCGGCTTGCGGAGATGCAACCTACGGGCAAGTCGCAATTGACGTGTACCTGAAGGCTTAGTAATTATAGCAGCGGGGTTCTGTATCGATATTGTATCCCCTTCTGACTTTGCCCGCCTTTTTTGAATGAACCTTATCAATCTTTTGCTAGCAACCACGCTCATTCCAATTTGAAAACGTACCGTTTTATCTATGGCCGATGCAGAATGGTGCTGCGCATATTCATTTGGAGATTGTGAAATCGTCTTGTCATTGTCTTTGTGTTGTTTTGTGCGTGCGCTCGAATGTTTTACACGATCCATCAAGTTTGGCAGTCTGTCCAAACGTTTAATATCTTTCACAACAGTCCTCGTTTTAATATCCTTCATCTATTCCACTCCCCTAGCTTGTTGCCATTCAGCGAACTTGTTCGTTCAGCCGCTTGAAATTCTTCTCCTGGCTTCGGCAATAGTCCGGATAACGAAGTTGAATCGCTTCAAAAAAATAGGGAGCGTAGCTGCAATCGAATAATTCGTGGGGAGTAGAGTAGCGTTCCCCACCTTTTTCCGTCCAGCCATTCCACAGATTAAAAGCAAGCCTACACACGCGGATAGAACTACCGGTTTGCCACGAGGCTGCGAGACCTCCGGGCTTAATGCCCCCATTAGAAAAATCAAACAAATCGCGGATATGACTCCGAGTATCGCGGGAAATACCTAATGTGTAGAAAAGTGCCCGATGATAGCCGTCGCTGCATTTCCTTTCATCCAGCATCCGATAGTAGAAACTTTCGTGTTCAGCATCTCGAAATCGAATCGGATTCATTGTTACCTGCCCCTCTCATGGAAAATGAGCGGCTGGTAATACCCAGCCGCCGCCTACATAAAGCTCTCTAACTATCTGTTCATTTTGGCAAGCAAATCGGACCCTTTGACCTACCGCAATCACATTTTATTGAGAAACTGCGCCATTTGTTTTAAGCCGCGTTCAATAGATTTTCGTACTGCCCGTTCATCAACTTGTTCAGCTTGGGCAATCGCTACTTTGCTCATGCCTAAGAAGAAATGAGCATAAATTCGTCTGAACGATTTTTCCGGCAATCGACACATAGCCGCATAAAGCTGCTCATTGGAAAGCTTACGCTCGTAATATTCCTCCGGGGAAATCGAAAGGAAAAGAATATCTTGTTCTATACCGTCGTTCCGATCAAGCGAGTAATAAGCGCGATGACGATAGGTGCGCAATTTGTATGCACTTTCGTTTAAGTCGAAACGGCGGATTTCTTGTGCCACTTCATCATCTAGGTCGATCCATACATCCGTTTTGATAAAGGGATACATATCCCGCAAATTAATCCTTTTCATATTCGTCCCTCCATTTTGGTTTGTGAGCAAACCAAAATGGAGGGGAGAGCGACAGCCAACGCTCCCTTTAAAACGATTGTTGATTGTGTTACATAAATAAAAAAGACCTTGCCGCTCAGCAATCCAATGCTGATTTGCAGCCAAGTCTGATAGTAATATCCATCGTTGAGGCGTTATGAGCCGTACGAATAGTAAAAACACATAAAAGGATCGTGGTTTGACATTGCATGCAACGTGGGGCACATAATATCAATTTCCCTCCTCACATGGCAACACCATTGCGAGAGGAATAACCAGTCTGTTTTATGATGGTGTTGTCCTACGTTTTAGTTCAAACGCTCCTTTTTGATTGTCCCGTATCACATGCCTTCAGCACTCGTCACTGTAATAGCTACCTTCTTTTGGGTTTCAATCAGAAAATAAAAAAGAGCGTTTCGCTTCTTTTTGCTGATCACAGCAAAAAATGAAGCGGCGCTCAATGGCTGGAATGCAAAGTAATGCGCATAGAATGAATACAGATGTATCCAGTTCAGGATGGCATGTCTACCTATTTCTAAATTACAGATTAATAGGAACCGCATCATCGCCCTCCTTTCATCGGTATTATTGTACGAATTAATGGGGAACATGACGAAACCATGCATGGAACAAGTTATGCCCGTTTCGTCAATCCTCGCTTCACAAACATAAAGGACAGCCGATGATCTTGTAGGCTGC
This region of Cohnella herbarum genomic DNA includes:
- a CDS encoding zinc-dependent alcohol dehydrogenase codes for the protein MKAVTFHGMKNMQVTQVADPTIQKKDGIIVRITSTAICGSDLHIYQGAIQAQTGYVIGHEPMGIVEEVGPEVTKVKKGDRVVLPFNISCGSCHYCQHEMESQCDNSNPNPQVDTGAYFGFTERYGNYWGGQAELLYVPYGNFMPFVIPESCELEDEKLLFLSDVLPTAYWSVDNGGVKQGDTVVVLGCGPVGLMAQIFAWMKGAKRVIAIDNLPYRLNHAKKMNNVETFNFEDFKDMGLHIKEITGGGADVVIDCVGMDGKKTPLEEEEQKAKLVGGTLSPINIAMNAVRKFGTIQITGVYGSKYYQFMFGNIWERNVKLTMGQAPVIHYMPMLYQKIMAGEFDPTEIITHKVPLDQAHNAYNTFYNHADECIKFVLKP
- a CDS encoding aldo/keto reductase, producing MVTLTDGTTLPRIGQGTWYMGDEPSMKNEELRTLRRGVELGLNLIDSAEMYGDGRSESLVGEAIEGIRDQVFLVSKVYPHNAGLNRIVGSCEQSLKRLKTDRLDLYLLHWRGSIPLSETVEAMEQLVEAGKILRWGVSNLDTDDMKELFDAARGTNCMVDQVLYHLGSRGVEYDLLPWLRERKIPIMAYSPLAQAGTLRRGLVEHPAVKEIADRHGVKPLQILLAWCIRSGDVIAIPKASTAAHVEENAEAERIKLTEEDLGMLDEAFFKPTRKVRLDII
- a CDS encoding DUF6075 family protein, with amino-acid sequence MNPIRFRDAEHESFYYRMLDERKCSDGYHRALFYTLGISRDTRSHIRDLFDFSNGGIKPGGLAASWQTGSSIRVCRLAFNLWNGWTEKGGERYSTPHELFDCSYAPYFFEAIQLRYPDYCRSQEKNFKRLNEQVR
- a CDS encoding sigma-70 family RNA polymerase sigma factor encodes the protein MKRINLRDMYPFIKTDVWIDLDDEVAQEIRRFDLNESAYKLRTYRHRAYYSLDRNDGIEQDILFLSISPEEYYERKLSNEQLYAAMCRLPEKSFRRIYAHFFLGMSKVAIAQAEQVDERAVRKSIERGLKQMAQFLNKM